The stretch of DNA AACAAACATGGAGAAGAGAAAGGCACGCATTCTGATCGTCGATGATGAAGAAGACATTCTGCTGAGTCTTCAGTTTTTTCTGTCACAACATTTTACCGAAGTTATCACAGAAAACAATCCCTTTCAGCTCCCACGCCTTTTGCGAAATGGGGATTATGATTTGATCATGCTGGATATGAATTTTAAGAAGGGAGATACTTCGGGTAAAGATGGCATGATGTGGCTAGGGAAAACAATGGAACTCAAGCCTGATGCACAGGTTATTATGATTACAGCTTATGCTGATGTAAAAACGGCCGTAACAGCGGTAAAGCTAGGTGCGCTTGACTTCATCGAAAAGCCCTGGCGCAATGAGCGACTGCTAACCACGCTGCTTTCGTCACTAGAACTGAGCCGATCCAGGAAGCAAGTCAAACAACTGGAAGATAAAAAGCAAACGCTCATCAGTGACCTGGACCAACCATTTGGTGAAATCATTGGCGAATCGTCGGCGATGAAACAGGTGTATTCGATGGTCGAAAAAGTCGCTAAAACCGATGCCAATGTCCTGATCCTGGGTGAAAATGGAACGGGCAAGGAATTGATAGCAAGAGCCATCCACCGGCAATCCAAACGCAATAAAGAGGTTTTTATCAGTGTAGACCTGGGCGCCATTCCGGAGACGCTTTTCGGTAGCGAGCTGTTCGGTCATAAAAAAGGTGCTTTCACGGATGCCAAGGAAGATCGGGCAGGTCGGTTTGAAATCGCCTCAGACGGCACCCTTTTCCTCGATGAAATCGGCAACCTCTCTTTGCCGCTCCAGGCCAAGTTACTCACCGCGCTGCAAAATCGGCAAATCCAACGCATAGGTGCAAATGAGACCATTAATATAGATATTCGCCTCATTTGTGCTACGAACATGTCCCTCTACGATATGATCGGAGAAAACAAATTCCGCCAGGATCTTTTGTACCGGATAAATACTGTAGAAATTAAATTGCCAGCCCTCCGGGAAAGGCCCTCCGATATTCCCTTATTGATTGACCATTATCTGAAGATCTATACTAAAAAATACCAACGCCCCTTGCTGGGTTTGAAAAAAGAAACCCTGAAGCAATTACAAGCCTACACCTGGCCAGGCAATATCAGGGAGCTCCGCCATGCCGTCGAAAGAGCTGTCATCCTTTCGGAAGACCGCGAATTGGATATTTCTGACTTTATCCAACAAGGAGATGGTGGCCATAAAAATGAAAAAAAGGCAGGAGAACCCGAAAGTTATAACCTGGCTGACCTTGAAAGCTGGGCCATTCGGAAGGTACTCACTCACCATGGCGGCAATATCTCCAAGGCCGCCGACGAACTCGGCCTTACCCGAGCTGCACTGTACAGGCGCATGGATAAGTATGGGTTGTAGGGGAATGTGTGGGTTTAAGTGTGGGAGTGTGGGCCAACGGATTTTTTGAACCACATAAGAGCATATAAGGTGTCAACTCCTATTTTCTTATATGTCCTTATATTCTGGACTTTTGACATTCGCTGTTTTGAAGTCGGAAGTCGGAATTCGGAAAGGCTCAGGGGCGCAATTTTCCCACTTTTCCGACTTTCCACTTCCCACTTCTAGTCTGGAAACGGAGGGTTTTCCAAAGCGTCAAAAGTCCAATTATATTCCTTATATGGTTTAAAATGGATGCCAATGGAAGCCCAGCGGCATAACGATACAGTAGACATTGAAATCATTCATACCGCAACGCCTTAATAGGATTGGCCAAGGCTGCTTTTATGGATTGATAACTTACGGTCATGGCTGCAATAAGCAAAACAAAAAGGACCGGAAGTATATAAAACCAGATGCCCAATTCAACCGCATAGGCA from Saprospiraceae bacterium encodes:
- a CDS encoding sigma-54 dependent transcriptional regulator produces the protein MEKRKARILIVDDEEDILLSLQFFLSQHFTEVITENNPFQLPRLLRNGDYDLIMLDMNFKKGDTSGKDGMMWLGKTMELKPDAQVIMITAYADVKTAVTAVKLGALDFIEKPWRNERLLTTLLSSLELSRSRKQVKQLEDKKQTLISDLDQPFGEIIGESSAMKQVYSMVEKVAKTDANVLILGENGTGKELIARAIHRQSKRNKEVFISVDLGAIPETLFGSELFGHKKGAFTDAKEDRAGRFEIASDGTLFLDEIGNLSLPLQAKLLTALQNRQIQRIGANETINIDIRLICATNMSLYDMIGENKFRQDLLYRINTVEIKLPALRERPSDIPLLIDHYLKIYTKKYQRPLLGLKKETLKQLQAYTWPGNIRELRHAVERAVILSEDRELDISDFIQQGDGGHKNEKKAGEPESYNLADLESWAIRKVLTHHGGNISKAADELGLTRAALYRRMDKYGL